A region of the Candidatus Nanopelagicales bacterium genome:
GACATGGACGCCTCCTTCGTAATGCAATTGTGCGCACAACGGAATCCTCGTCAACCTCTCTCCGCACCGCGAGGCACCCCGGGCGCCGGGCGTGCGACGCGAGTACGGTGGCGCCCGCACGGTGGGCTCGCCACGATGATGGGCGCCTGGCCGACACCGACCTCCTGCGTCAGCTGGCTCAGTCCGCCGACGACGAGGACCAGGGGCGGGTCGAGTCGGCCGACGCCGTGGCTGAAGCCATGCGTACGGGTCGCGGCGCGTGATGAGCGACGGGTCCCCCGATCGGCTGGCCATCACCGCCACTGCACGCCGACAACTCGCCGAGCACCTGCCCGAGACCGTCGCCTTCGCCGCCCACGAGTCCATCAGCGGCCCGCTGCCGGAGAACCCTCGCCGGGTGGGGAAGCAGCTGATGCGTTCACTCGACGATCGGCACAGTGCGCGTCGAGGCACCTACCGAATCCTGTACCGGATCGACGACGCGGAGCACGTCGTGATCGTCCTCGCTGTCGCTGCACGCGCAGACGCGTACCGAACAACCTGACTTCTCGCCTGACACGACGTCCTGCGCGACCTCTGCGTGGTGAGATCGTGCCGACATCCAGGCCGACCTCCGGCTACCGCAGCGAGTTGTAGCGGGCAATCCACCGCTGTACGGCATCGTCATCCGTGACGTCCACCCCGTCAGCCAGCATCGACGCGAAGATCTGGCCTGCGGGTCCCTTGCTGGAGCCCTGCAGCTCGAGCATCAGGAAGTCGCCGCCGAACTCCTCGACCGCAGCGCGCGTCTCCTCGATCCACCGCGTGTCGAGGCCCTTCTTCGCCCCGCAGTAGCCGACCAGTGCGTCCAGTACCTCGGGCACCCAGGGAATGTCCTCGGCCTCCCAGTGGACCTTGCGGGGAGCCCAGTCCGTCAGGAAGAGCTCCGCGGCCATGGGGCTCCACCGGAGGGGGTCGCCGACGCCGTAGTCGCAGGCGTAGTCGAGGGCGACCCGCGCGATGTACCGGACGCCATCCCGCCCGGGTGGGGCGTCCGGGACTCCCTCCCCGGACAGGAGCTCCTTGACCGCCTTCGTCCTCATGAACGCCGAGACGATGCGGTCGCGCTCGGCCACGGTCACCTCGGGGACGTCGTCCACGTCCCGTCGGGGCGGGGGCAGACGGTCCAGTCTCGCCGCCAGCAGGTAGCGCGTCTCCCCCGACTCCTCGCCGAAGACCTCCCCGATCGTGCGGTCGGTGACGTCCAGATGCCGCCACAGGTCATCGGACGCGGCCTGCGGGTCCATCGGCCCCAGAGTCGAGCCGTCGTCCTGTCCCTGGATCTCCTCCAGGAGCTCGAAGAAGCCAGAGCCCACCCGTACGAACATGTCCTTGATCAGGTGCAGGTTGTAGTCGACGAGTACGACGAGGACGTGCGGCTCGGGACGGTCGACGCCGGGATAGGAGAACCCGAGGTAGTAGGAGGTCTGGTCGCCGTACACGTCGGTGGCGATGGCGGAGCGCCCGAGCTCCGCGGTCCCGATCCGATCGGCCCACTCGGGCAGGCGCCACCCCGTGGCCCCGGCGGACCGGCCTGACTCGAGGAGCAGGCGGGCCTTCTGGCGCGCCGATGCCGGCCCTGTTCGGGCGATCGTCTGGAGCGCCAGCCCACCGGCGGGGTGCCCACGCAGCGGTGCCCGCATGACCTCCTCCGCCAGAGCCTCGGCCGCTTCGGTCCGCCCCCACTCCGAGCCCGCCCACGCCATGCCCAGCAGGTAGGAGAGCAGCAGCTCGGACTGCAGCGGCCCGTCATCGTTGAGCCGCTCCGCGAACGCACTGAGCACCGCATCGGCGATGGCCGGCGGAGGGCTCACCGCCCGTCGCCCTGGGCGCTTGCGCTTCTTGGAGACAGGGGACACGGCACCCACTCTGGCACGAGCGGCACCGAACGAAGCGCCGGTGCTCCACGCCACGGAGCCTCCGGCGCGGCCATCTTCGTCACCGCGACCAACGTGGCGGGATGGGCCGTCGGCGGCTCGACCCCGCGCCCGGTCACCTGGACGCGCCCGCCCTGCCGGCCGGTCGCCGGGCGACGCGCCCCACCCCGTTCGGCCGATCCTCGCAACTGTTTCGCCCCAACGGTGCCGCGAGACGGTCCGCGCGTGCCATCATCCGCGCGCGGGCACGGCCCGGTGGAGGAGCGGGGGGTGGCCATGTCCCGGTCGCGAGCGTACGAGTGGGGAGCGTCGGCGCGGGCAGCGTTGTCCGGCGGGGCCGCGGCGCTGATGCTGGCCGCGTCGCTGACGGGCATCGGCCCCGCGCACGCCGCATCGACAGCACCGGAGCGGACCTCACCGGAGGTCGCGGGCCTCGCAGCGGCACCCTCCGCGCTGCGCGTCGGACGGCTGGACCCGCAGTTCGACGACTTCGGCCCCCCGACGCCCGGCCCCGGTCTGCTGCCGCTGGTCGCCGGGACCAGCGCCGACGTCGAGATGCGCTGGCGGGCACCGGCCCGCGTCACGGCCGCGACGCTGAGCGTCCTCCTGCCAGACGCCTTCGACGTCCCCGTCGTGCGCCCGCAGGCAGCGGTGCTGGCGCCGGGCGTGGTGTTCCAGCGGGCGCGGGCGGGCGCGTTCACGGTCCGCCCGGCGGCCACGTTCTCCGACGGCTACCGGCCACGGGGCCATTGCCAGCCCGTCCCCGGGCGGGTCCCGCAGACGGCGACCCGCACCTCGGCCGGCTGGCTGCTGACCGTTCCGGGCGTGACCTGCGCGCGCGGCCAGCTGCTGCGGCTGCGCGTGTATGGCGTCCAGCTCCCGGCCGAGCCGACCACGGTCCGGGTGCCCTGGCGACTGGAGGCGCACCGCGCGTCGGCGCTGCCCGCCGGCGACGGCGGCTCCGACGGGTGGCGCGGATCCGCCGAGGTCAGCGTCATCGCGCCGACGCCGGCGCAACTGGTCGTGACGGCCCCGCCGACCTACCAGCTGGTCCGCGACCGCGGCCCGAACGGACAGCCGCTCAGGACCGTCCATGCGGCTCCCATCTCGGTCACCGTCACCGTGGTGGGCGACGACGGCAGCCCCTACCCCGACTGGACCGGGTGGATCACGGTGGCGCCGGACATCCGGCGTGAGGCGTACCGGCTCTCCTGCGACTCGCCCCCGCAGGCGGTGCGGGTGCGAGCGTCGGACCGCGGTCAGGTGGTGGTCCGGGGCATCGAGCTGATCCGTGACGTCGACGGCTACGTCAACGCGTGGGCCATGGACCACGGCCTGACGCCCGGCTCGTCGGCGCGGATACGCGCCCTGCCCCCGCCGGACGGCTTGCCGTACGTCGAGAGCGCCGTCTGTCCCATCTCGTACCACTGATCCCCGCCATGACGTCCGCCCAGGGCGAGGACGCGACGAACCCGACCCCGGCTCCGCCGGAGGAGCACCGGGTCGCGACGGCGCTGTTCGCGGACGTGTCCGGCTTCACCCGGCTGGCGACCAGCCTGCCCCCGGACGAGTTGTCCCGCGTCATCGACCCGGTCCTGTCGGCGCTGACGACCGTCGTGGACCGCTACGGCGGCCTGCTGGAGAAGTACGTCGGCGACGCGCTGCTCGCGCTCTTCGGCGCGCCGGTCGCCCACGACGACGACGCCGACCGCGCCCTGCGGTGCGCGGCGCAGATGCACGACGCCGTACGCGAGATGACGCACCACGTCGAGGCGCTCGGCCTGTCCCTGCACATCGGCGTCGACTCCGGTCCGGTCCTCGCGCGCCCCATCGGCGACGGCACCGGCGGCCACTACGGCGTCCTGGGCGAGGCGGTGGTCGTCGCGCAACGGCTGTCGTCCCTGGCACCCCGGGGCGAGACGTACGTCGGCCGCGCCACCGCGCAGCTCGCCGGGACGTCGGTGGTCCTGGAGGACCTCGGGCCGATGACGGTCAAGGGCCGGACCGAGCCGCTCTCGGTGCACCGGCTCGTCGCGGTCGGAGACCCGCTGGCGTCCCGCGGCCGCACCCACGGCGTGCTCGCGGGGCGCCAGCGCGAGTCGGCCGCCCTCGACGAGGCGCTGCGCGGGCTGGCCGCGGGCCGGGGCGGAGTGGTGGTGCTCGCCGGCGAGGCCGGCAGCGGCAAGACCCGGTTGGTGGAGCAGCTGGCGGCGGACGCGGCCGCGGCGGGCATCCCCGTGTTCACGGGCGCGGCCGCCTCGTACGCCATGACCGCGCCCTACCAGCCGGTGTCGACCTGGTTCGCCGCCGAGGAGGCCCCGGCCGGCCTGGCCGACCCGGGACCGGACCCGGAGGGGGCCCGCGCCACGGTGCGGGCGGCGGTGGCGGCTGCGCTGCGCGACCGTGCGCACGCCTCCGGCCTGGTGGCCGTGGTGGAGGACGTGCACTGGGCCGACGACGCCACCCGAGAGTTGCTCGGCGTCCTGGCGGTCTACGCGCCCGCGGACCGGGTCCTGCTCGTCGTCACCGGGCGGGACGAGGCGCAGGCGGTCGCGGTGCTGACCGCCGCCGGCGCACCGCCACCGACCCTGCTGACCCTGGATCCGCTGGGCCCGGGCGCGGTCGCGGAACTGGCGTCGGACCTGCTCGGCGGACCGATCGACGCACGACTGCGGGACGTGCTCGCCGAGCGCAGCCGCGGCAACCCGCTGTTCGCCGCCGAGCTGGTGCAGGCCCTGCTCGACCGCGGCGACGTGATCGGCGAGGAGGGGCGGTGGCGGCTGCGCCCCGGCATGCAGTCCGAGGACCTTCCCCTCACGGTGCAGGCGGTGATCGCCGCGCAGGTGGACGGTCTCCCCCAGGACCTTCGGGACGCCCTGGTGACCGTGTCGGTGATCGCGGACACGATGTCCGTACGCCGGGCCGCCCTGGTGCTCGAGACGCCGCCGGACCTCGCGCGGGCCGTACTGGAGCGCGTCGTCGACGCCGGCCTCATGGTGCCGCTCGACGACGGGTACGGCTTCCGGCACGGCCTGGTCCGCGAGGTCGCGCTGGAGCGCATGCCACGGCGACGGCGGCGGGAGGTCCACGTGCTGGCGGCGGAGGCCGCCGCGCTGCTCGGCGGTGCCCCGGACACCGTGACAGCCACCGTCGCGCACCACCTGTACGAGGCCGGGGCGCGCCGCCTCGCGCTGCCCCACCTGCGTGCCGCGGCCGCGTCGGCCCGGGCCCTGTTCGCCAACGCCGACGCGGAGGCCGTGCTGGCCCGGGCGGTGGACTCCGCCGGCCGGGAACCCGTGGACCCCGCGCTGCCCGACCTGCTGGTCGACCTGGCCGAGGTACGTCAGCTCCAGGGCGACAACCTCGGCGCCGCGGCGGCCTTCGCCCAGGCGGAGGAGTCCGGGGCCGGGGTCGCGGCGGTGGCGGGCCGTGCGGGCGCCCTGCGCCGCGCCGGCGAGTACGCCGCCGCGCTGGAGGTTCTGGACCGGGTGTCCGGGGCCGCCGACGTCGACACCCGGGTGCTGGACCTGGAGCGGTCGTGGGTCCTGGGCCTGCTCGGGCGCCGCGGCCCGGCCAGGGAGGCGGCGCTGCACGGTCTGGCGGCGGGTCCGGGGGACGACCTCCTGGCCGGACGCCTGGAGCTGCAGCTGGTGTGGGTGCTCATGGTGGACGGAGACCTCGACGAGGCCCGCGCCCACGCCGAGCGCGCGCTCGCCCTGGTGCGCGCGGACCCGAGGGCGACGGTCACCGCGTACCGCCTGCTGGGTGACATCGCCCAGCGGGCCGGCGACCCGGCCGCAGCCCGGGGCGTGCTGACGCTCGGACTCGGCGAGGCCCGCCGGACGGGCAACGTCGAGGAGGAGGCCGCCTGCCTGGTCAACCTCGGCCTCGCTGCGTCGGGCGAGGGGGATCACCGGGACGCGGCGGCCTCCTACGACGCGGCGCTGGAGGCGTTCACGGTGGCGGGCAACCCGGTGGGCCGGTGCATCGCGCACGGCAACCGGGCCTGGGAGCGGATGCATCTGGGCGACCTCGCCGGCGCGGAGCGGGACTGCGAGGACTCGCTGCGACTGTCCCGGGCCACCGGCAACACCCTGGCCGAGGCCGACGTCACGAACACGCAGGCGTTGCTGGCCCGGCGCCGGGGCGACGGGTCCGCGGCCGTCATGCTGGCCCGGCGCGCAGCGGAACTGTTCCGTTCGGCCGGCGCCGAGGCCGAGGCCGACGCGGCTGACGAGCTGGCTGACGAGCTGGCCGACCAGGCGGAGGGAACGGGATGAGCCGGCTTCCGATGACGCTCCACGCGCTCGGCAACCCCGGGGGCCTGCGCCGGACCCTGGTCGCCTACGTCCTCTACGGCCTGGTCGAGATCGCCGCCTGGTTGGCGATCATCCTGTACGCCTTCGACGAGGGCGGTGCCCCGCTGGCCGGGGTGGTGGCGGTCGTCCAGCTGGCTCCGGCGGTCGTGCTGGGCCCGTTGCTGGCCGGCGTCGGGGACCGGTGGTCCCGCGGCACGGCACTGGCGGCGTCGTACCTCGGCGTCGCGATCACCGCTCTGGCCACGATGGTGGCGCTACTCGCGTCGGCACCGGTGACCGTGGTCGTCGCGGCGTCCACCACGCTCACGATCGCGCTGTCGGTGGTCCGCCCGATCCACTTCGCCGCCCTCCCGCCGCTGGCCCGCAGCCCGGAGGACCTGGTCTCGGCCAACTCGCTGTCCTCCGCGGGGGACGGGGTCGCGTTCCTCGCCGGTCCGGTGCTGGCCGGGATCGGC
Encoded here:
- a CDS encoding type II toxin-antitoxin system RelE/ParE family toxin, yielding MSDGSPDRLAITATARRQLAEHLPETVAFAAHESISGPLPENPRRVGKQLMRSLDDRHSARRGTYRILYRIDDAEHVVIVLAVAARADAYRTT
- a CDS encoding adenylate/guanylate cyclase domain-containing protein, which produces MTSAQGEDATNPTPAPPEEHRVATALFADVSGFTRLATSLPPDELSRVIDPVLSALTTVVDRYGGLLEKYVGDALLALFGAPVAHDDDADRALRCAAQMHDAVREMTHHVEALGLSLHIGVDSGPVLARPIGDGTGGHYGVLGEAVVVAQRLSSLAPRGETYVGRATAQLAGTSVVLEDLGPMTVKGRTEPLSVHRLVAVGDPLASRGRTHGVLAGRQRESAALDEALRGLAAGRGGVVVLAGEAGSGKTRLVEQLAADAAAAGIPVFTGAAASYAMTAPYQPVSTWFAAEEAPAGLADPGPDPEGARATVRAAVAAALRDRAHASGLVAVVEDVHWADDATRELLGVLAVYAPADRVLLVVTGRDEAQAVAVLTAAGAPPPTLLTLDPLGPGAVAELASDLLGGPIDARLRDVLAERSRGNPLFAAELVQALLDRGDVIGEEGRWRLRPGMQSEDLPLTVQAVIAAQVDGLPQDLRDALVTVSVIADTMSVRRAALVLETPPDLARAVLERVVDAGLMVPLDDGYGFRHGLVREVALERMPRRRRREVHVLAAEAAALLGGAPDTVTATVAHHLYEAGARRLALPHLRAAAASARALFANADAEAVLARAVDSAGREPVDPALPDLLVDLAEVRQLQGDNLGAAAAFAQAEESGAGVAAVAGRAGALRRAGEYAAALEVLDRVSGAADVDTRVLDLERSWVLGLLGRRGPAREAALHGLAAGPGDDLLAGRLELQLVWVLMVDGDLDEARAHAERALALVRADPRATVTAYRLLGDIAQRAGDPAAARGVLTLGLGEARRTGNVEEEAACLVNLGLAASGEGDHRDAAASYDAALEAFTVAGNPVGRCIAHGNRAWERMHLGDLAGAERDCEDSLRLSRATGNTLAEADVTNTQALLARRRGDGSAAVMLARRAAELFRSAGAEAEADAADELADELADQAEGTG